Proteins encoded by one window of Clostridium cagae:
- a CDS encoding NAD(P)H-dependent oxidoreductase, which translates to MKILGISGGRKDSNNDAMCKEALIAAKEMGAEVEFIHLSDLDIKYCTGCTACVSSLMTGKGNMCVLKDDFDWLLDKMLDADGIIFANPIFCKGAPSIFLTIRDRFGPRMDRGNNVVATKIAQETGGKIPDPRILKDKVISYIGIGGSDWVTAFQCDSGIQALTPMWKVIDNEVFPWSTAIIVEDDKIARIHEIGVNLAKAAKDIENASYKGEEGVCPHCHSRNFFLDRESTHAVCCLCGIEGDVKIVEGKVRFEFPEEQLEHAHDTLSGKFIHADDIKNNVATTINLKKSDEYKQRLEKYKNFITASKPQR; encoded by the coding sequence ATGAAAATTTTAGGTATTTCAGGTGGAAGAAAAGACAGTAATAATGATGCTATGTGTAAAGAAGCGTTAATAGCAGCAAAGGAAATGGGTGCGGAAGTAGAATTTATTCATCTATCAGATTTAGATATAAAATATTGCACTGGTTGTACAGCATGTGTTAGTTCACTTATGACAGGAAAAGGGAATATGTGTGTATTAAAAGATGATTTTGATTGGTTATTAGATAAGATGCTAGATGCAGATGGAATAATTTTTGCAAATCCAATTTTTTGTAAAGGTGCTCCAAGTATTTTCCTTACAATTAGAGATCGTTTTGGACCAAGAATGGATAGAGGGAATAATGTTGTAGCTACTAAAATTGCACAAGAAACAGGTGGTAAAATTCCAGATCCAAGAATCTTAAAAGATAAAGTAATTTCTTATATAGGTATTGGTGGTTCAGATTGGGTTACAGCTTTTCAATGTGATTCAGGAATTCAAGCATTAACTCCTATGTGGAAAGTTATAGATAATGAAGTTTTCCCATGGTCTACTGCAATAATTGTAGAGGATGATAAAATTGCAAGAATTCATGAGATAGGGGTAAATCTTGCAAAAGCTGCAAAAGATATTGAAAATGCTTCTTATAAGGGAGAAGAAGGAGTTTGTCCTCACTGTCATAGTAGAAACTTTTTTTTAGATAGAGAATCTACACATGCAGTTTGCTGTTTATGCGGTATCGAAGGTGATGTTAAAATTGTAGAAGGTAAAGTAAGATTTGAATTTCCAGAAGAACAATTAGAACATGCTCATGATACTTTATCTGGAAAATTCATTCATGCAGATGATATCAAAAATAATGTTGCTACAACTATAAATTTAAAGAAATCAGATGAATATAAGCAACGTTTAGAAAAATATAAGAACTTTATTACAGCATCTAAGCCACAAAGATAG